In a single window of the Pseudomonas oryzihabitans genome:
- the argE gene encoding acetylornithine deacetylase, which yields MTLPALKALFATLIAERSVSCTQPALDQSNAGVVARLADWFGALGFACETQEVAPGKFNLIATLGSGPGGLVLAGHTDTVPYDEALWQADPLRLREADDRWYGLGSCDMKGFFALILEAVRELDLRQLRQPLIVLATCDEESSMDGARVLAEAGRPLGRAAVIGEPSGLRPIRLHKGILMERIDILGQSGHSSDPTLGHSALDAMQAVMGELLDLRAQWQREYRNPLFLVPQPTLNLGCIHGGDNPNRICGQCALEFDLRPLPGMQPEALRQAIRGRLLPLAERFGVRIDYQPLFPAVPPFEQPAEAELVRLAERLTGHTADAVAFATEAPYLQAITQEVLVLGPGDISCAHQPEEHLALARIAPTVKLLQQLIGHYCLGEAAAVR from the coding sequence ATGACTCTGCCCGCGCTGAAAGCTCTGTTCGCCACCCTCATCGCCGAGCGTTCGGTGAGTTGCACCCAGCCGGCGCTGGACCAGTCCAACGCCGGGGTGGTCGCCCGCCTGGCCGACTGGTTCGGTGCCCTGGGCTTCGCCTGCGAGACCCAGGAGGTGGCGCCGGGCAAGTTCAATCTCATAGCCACCCTGGGCAGCGGTCCGGGCGGGCTGGTGCTGGCCGGCCATACCGACACCGTGCCCTACGACGAGGCCCTCTGGCAGGCCGATCCCTTGCGCCTGCGCGAAGCCGACGATCGCTGGTACGGGCTGGGCAGCTGCGACATGAAGGGCTTCTTCGCGCTGATCCTCGAGGCGGTGCGCGAGTTGGATCTGCGCCAACTGCGCCAGCCGCTGATCGTGCTGGCCACCTGCGATGAGGAATCCTCCATGGACGGCGCCCGGGTGCTGGCCGAGGCCGGACGCCCGCTGGGCCGCGCCGCGGTGATCGGCGAGCCGAGCGGGCTGCGGCCGATTCGCCTGCACAAGGGCATTCTCATGGAGCGCATCGACATCCTGGGTCAGAGTGGCCATTCCTCCGATCCGACACTGGGCCACAGCGCCCTGGACGCCATGCAGGCGGTGATGGGCGAGCTGCTCGACTTGCGCGCCCAGTGGCAGCGCGAGTACCGCAACCCGCTGTTCCTGGTGCCCCAGCCGACCCTCAACCTCGGCTGCATCCATGGCGGTGACAACCCTAATCGTATCTGCGGCCAGTGCGCCCTGGAATTCGACCTGCGTCCGCTACCGGGCATGCAGCCGGAAGCCCTGCGCCAGGCCATCCGTGGGCGGCTCCTGCCGCTCGCCGAGCGCTTCGGGGTACGGATCGACTACCAGCCGCTGTTTCCCGCCGTGCCACCCTTCGAGCAGCCGGCCGAGGCCGAGCTGGTGCGCCTGGCCGAGCGCCTCACCGGCCATACCGCCGACGCCGTGGCCTTCGCCACCGAGGCGCCCTATCTACAGGCGATCACCCAGGAGGTGCTGGTGCTCGGCCCCGGCGACATCAGTTGCGCGCACCAGCCCGAGGAGCATCTGGCGCTGGCGCGGATCGCGCCTACCGTCAAGCTGCTGCAGCAACTGATCGGCCACTACTGCCTGGGCGAGGCGGCGGCTGTCCGATGA
- a CDS encoding inorganic triphosphatase: MAKETEIKLRASAATLDALRAHPLLKKRCKEGWQRHELSNCYYDTDTRDLAHAKVALRVRRDGDRYIQTLKSRGQSLAGLSERNEWEWPLADATLDTALFDDSCWPAELADLDLRRLQPVFDTDFVRDAAEIAWGRGKTRTVIEVALDQGEVRAGEQREAIAEVELELRQGEPATLLELAEQLAAELPLMPCDISKAERGYRLHDASSYTLYLSAPELDAETPLDEAVARLGWHLLAGSQRLAEQYRWNGHWRLLVDWVHQLIDLRALLGSLGQAAPRATSRDLRQALDELLADWRPLAVIGQDDEEARRQAPQRFAAELEQPRWGLFSLRAARWLHERAWIQGRTGRGERQGVTPLGQWLPRLLAQEAAELPLLRAITEPELIQQQLPRLERMQVWLHLARGALDLPEADRLYGELGKLAPLSAHGDLAGVAEQARLVYGLAPWKALA; the protein is encoded by the coding sequence ATGGCCAAAGAAACCGAAATCAAGCTGCGCGCCAGTGCGGCCACCCTCGACGCCCTGCGCGCTCATCCGCTGCTGAAGAAGCGCTGCAAGGAAGGCTGGCAGCGTCACGAACTCTCCAACTGCTATTACGACACCGACACCCGCGACCTGGCCCATGCCAAGGTCGCCCTGCGCGTGCGGCGTGATGGCGACCGCTACATCCAGACGCTCAAGAGCCGCGGCCAGAGCCTGGCCGGGCTGTCCGAGCGCAACGAATGGGAATGGCCGTTGGCCGATGCCACCCTGGACACCGCGCTGTTCGACGACAGCTGCTGGCCCGCTGAGCTGGCCGACCTGGACCTACGCCGCCTGCAGCCGGTGTTCGACACCGACTTCGTCCGTGACGCCGCGGAAATCGCCTGGGGCCGGGGCAAGACTCGTACCGTGATCGAGGTGGCCCTGGACCAGGGCGAGGTGCGCGCGGGCGAACAGCGCGAAGCCATCGCCGAGGTCGAGCTGGAACTGCGTCAGGGCGAACCGGCGACCCTGCTGGAGCTGGCCGAGCAACTGGCCGCCGAGCTGCCGCTGATGCCCTGCGACATCAGCAAGGCCGAGCGCGGCTATCGCCTGCACGATGCGTCGAGCTACACCCTCTATCTGTCCGCGCCGGAACTGGACGCCGAGACGCCGCTGGACGAAGCCGTCGCCCGCCTGGGTTGGCACCTGCTGGCCGGCAGTCAACGCCTGGCCGAACAGTATCGCTGGAATGGCCACTGGCGCCTGCTGGTGGACTGGGTGCACCAGCTGATCGATCTGCGTGCGCTGCTCGGCAGCCTCGGTCAGGCCGCGCCGCGCGCCACCAGTCGCGACCTGCGCCAGGCCCTCGATGAGCTGCTCGCCGATTGGCGTCCGCTGGCCGTGATCGGTCAGGACGACGAGGAAGCGCGCCGCCAGGCGCCGCAGCGCTTCGCCGCCGAACTGGAACAGCCACGCTGGGGCCTGTTCTCCCTGCGTGCCGCGCGCTGGCTGCATGAGCGCGCCTGGATCCAGGGTCGTACCGGTCGCGGCGAGCGCCAGGGCGTGACGCCGCTGGGCCAATGGCTGCCGCGCCTGCTGGCCCAGGAGGCGGCCGAACTGCCGCTGCTGCGCGCCATCACCGAACCCGAGCTGATCCAGCAGCAGCTGCCGCGCCTGGAGCGGATGCAGGTCTGGCTGCACCTGGCGCGTGGCGCCCTGGACCTGCCCGAGGCCGACCGCCTGTATGGCGAACTGGGCAAGCTGGCCCCGCTGAGCGCCCATGGCGATCTCGCCGGGGTGGCCGAACAGGCCCGCCTGGTTTACGGACTGGCACCCTGGAAAGCCCTGGCCTGA
- a CDS encoding GspE/PulE family protein: MSAIASSSADRWLDLGDILRELVSQRRIDQQTAEQCLLLRRGSANPQQHPLEFLAAQSVDDLSRPGRKLDLDSLTRWLADYSKQPFYRIDPLKVDVASVTPLMSYAFAQRNKILAVAVSPDEVTVASAQPFVHSWESNLTHVLQRPIKRVVASPADITRYTQEFFRLARSVTGASAVEQKSSGVGNFEQLVNLGAADGEPDANDAHIVNIVDWLFQYAFQQRASDIHVEPRREQGAVRFRIDGVLHTVYQFPAQVTLAVVSRIKNLGRMNVAEKRKPQDGRIKTRMAGEKEVELRLSTMPTAFGEKLVMRIFDPDVLLKSFDQLGFSADDLRRWADMTGQPNGIILVTGPTGSGKTTTLYTTLKQLATPEVNVCTIEDPIEMVEDAFNQMQVQPNIEVTFASGVRALMRQDPDIIMIGEIRDLETAEMAIQAALTGHLVLSTLHTNDAPSSVSRLIELGVPYYLIRATVLGVMAQRLVRTLCPACKTPIELDPAAWQELTKPWNAPLPTGAMRPVGCPECRDTGYRGRAGVYEILTLSDSLRELVTADTDITALRRQAFKEGMRSLRLSGAQKIAAGLTTVEEVLRVTPQSER, encoded by the coding sequence ATGTCCGCCATAGCCTCCTCTTCCGCTGATCGTTGGCTCGACCTGGGCGATATCCTGCGTGAGCTGGTCAGCCAGCGGCGGATCGACCAGCAGACCGCCGAACAGTGCCTGCTCCTGCGCCGCGGCTCGGCCAATCCGCAGCAGCATCCGCTGGAGTTCCTGGCGGCGCAGAGCGTGGACGACCTCAGCCGTCCGGGGCGCAAGCTGGATCTGGACAGCCTGACCCGCTGGCTGGCCGACTATTCGAAGCAGCCTTTCTACCGCATCGATCCGCTCAAGGTGGACGTGGCCTCGGTCACCCCGCTGATGTCCTATGCCTTCGCCCAGCGCAACAAGATCCTGGCCGTGGCGGTGAGCCCGGACGAGGTGACGGTGGCCAGCGCCCAGCCCTTCGTGCACAGCTGGGAGAGCAACCTCACCCATGTGCTGCAGCGGCCGATCAAGCGCGTGGTGGCCAGCCCCGCGGACATCACCCGCTACACCCAGGAATTCTTTCGCCTGGCCCGCTCGGTCACCGGCGCTTCGGCGGTCGAGCAGAAGAGCAGTGGCGTCGGCAACTTCGAGCAACTGGTCAATCTCGGTGCCGCCGATGGCGAGCCGGATGCCAACGACGCCCACATCGTCAATATCGTCGACTGGCTGTTCCAGTACGCCTTCCAGCAGCGCGCCAGCGATATTCACGTCGAGCCACGGCGCGAGCAGGGGGCGGTGCGCTTTCGCATCGATGGCGTGCTGCACACCGTCTACCAGTTCCCCGCCCAGGTCACCCTGGCGGTGGTCAGCCGGATCAAGAACCTCGGCCGCATGAACGTCGCCGAGAAGCGCAAGCCCCAGGATGGCCGGATCAAGACGCGCATGGCCGGCGAGAAGGAAGTGGAGCTGCGGCTGTCGACCATGCCCACCGCCTTCGGCGAAAAGCTGGTGATGCGGATCTTCGACCCGGACGTGCTGCTCAAGAGCTTCGACCAGCTCGGTTTCTCCGCCGACGACCTGCGCCGCTGGGCCGACATGACCGGGCAACCCAACGGCATCATCCTGGTCACCGGGCCCACCGGCTCGGGCAAGACCACCACCCTCTACACCACCCTCAAGCAACTGGCCACGCCCGAGGTCAACGTCTGCACCATCGAAGACCCCATCGAGATGGTGGAAGACGCCTTCAACCAGATGCAGGTGCAGCCGAACATCGAGGTGACCTTCGCCAGTGGCGTGCGGGCGCTGATGCGGCAGGACCCGGACATCATCATGATCGGTGAGATCCGCGACCTGGAAACCGCCGAGATGGCCATCCAGGCGGCCCTGACCGGCCACCTGGTGCTCTCCACCCTGCATACCAACGACGCCCCCAGCTCGGTGAGCCGCCTGATCGAACTGGGCGTGCCCTACTACCTGATCCGGGCCACGGTCCTGGGCGTCATGGCCCAGCGTCTGGTACGGACCCTGTGCCCGGCCTGCAAGACGCCCATCGAGCTGGACCCGGCCGCCTGGCAGGAGCTGACCAAGCCCTGGAACGCACCGCTGCCCACGGGGGCCATGCGCCCGGTGGGCTGCCCGGAATGTCGCGACACCGGCTATCGCGGTCGTGCCGGGGTATACGAAATCCTCACCCTCTCCGATAGTCTGCGTGAACTGGTGACGGCGGATACCGATATCACCGCCCTGCGGCGGCAGGCATTCAAGGAAGGCATGCGCAGTCTGCGGCTGTCCGGCGCGCAAAAGATCGCCGCCGGCTTGACCACCGTGGAAGAAGTCTTACGCGTCACGCCCCAGAGTGAACGTTAG
- a CDS encoding PAS domain S-box protein, translating to MQTTVVTPTALDAEDAEQRHRRQEALAAYGLLDGQPEPALDDLVELAATLCETPIAAVNLLGEQQQLFIAERGLGVAEIPLALSFCQHLHAAQEARQIEDLSQDPRFVDNPLVTDPAGLRFYAGAPLRTAEGVFLGTLCVLDWQPRDLSPARLTGLERLARQVLRLFEARLPATSPTRHSTLDETHYRALMDVNPQIIWFARPDGTFEYANRYWYEYSGLSPASTVADPDLWADAIHPDHRPHLLRRWREVRQQRVAGSLELQLRDAQGRYRWFETRTMPFTNASGEIEHWVGVAQDIDSRKRAETALRESEAFAHLLLESTHEGFCALDRECRATLCNRAFRQMLGLTEERDILGDRLDTRLSSARSEDGARALQRAASEGATLHLSADALLREDGSLLPVEWRAQPLWRDGKVQGAICTFVDLSERIRSHDRQRFLLELGDLLHGVTNTGEVASVLGDSLGHLLAVQRIGYARVGHDGSLTIDSDWLEQGRTHRLNLPSLGHWHTSAVEELRRGIIVSVEDSAQDERLGAMRSQLVEHGVRAGLVVPLLAEEQLVGLLFLYAGTPRHWTIGDVALVREVAERIRIVIERTAAADALRLAEQRIALAMDVADLGVWDYDIDRDLISWDTRLAHLVGAAEGRCSLRGGALLRALHPADAPRVRAYVSAAIQDGGNAYDLRLTFRVRSSRQGEPVWLSIRGRERLEPGGQRRLVGIARDITRERHDADRISETNRQLRRQIEERREAEARQHALIELGDRLREGDPESTGVAAALELVGTRLGLRRVGYARLEESRGAFVPQQMWTPNGSLDQALAYPLLAPDSLGNQEGEAPLVIDDVSQDPRAQANAQRLLDLEIAALVDIPLYEDGRLRALFVAHDQRARLWTEGEVQFLRDVTDRLWSAICRQRSQDAQRESEGRFRLMADSAPVLIWACDADGQLQFVNQRFASEFDLHDADLHDQGWSALLPETECPAFEGTFKQAIATHSALRAEVRVRNAQGEWRWLRLEGTPRLELDGEFHGLVGCGVDVTEARQTTDQLEQRIAERTQELGRSHARLIAEIYERERTEEALRQSQKMEAIGQLTGGIAHDFNNMLTGIVGALDLIRLRIANGRTQDLDRYINAAVNSADRAAALTHRLLAFARRQTLDPQPVDVHQLVASLQDLLVRTVGENVALRLDLAPVAWLAHSDTHQLENALLNLVINGRDAMPAGGELCIATANLSLDGEAAARESLAPGDYVRLSVADTGTGMPPEVKAKAFEPFFTTKPAGQGTGLGLSMIYGFVKQSGGTARIDTEQGQGTTISLYLPRHPEVVAEHDDKPTTKVAPRAEAGQTVLVVEDEYAVRMIVLEVLAELGYTALEASDADSALPIIESGQRLDLLISDVGLPGMNGRQLAEIARGRRPELKVLFITGYAKNAKVRGEFLGENMDMLIKPFDIDALAERIHSMIQR from the coding sequence GTGCAGACAACCGTCGTCACCCCTACGGCCCTGGATGCCGAGGACGCCGAGCAGCGCCATCGTCGCCAGGAAGCCCTGGCGGCCTATGGCCTGCTCGATGGCCAGCCGGAACCGGCCCTCGACGACCTGGTGGAACTGGCTGCGACCCTTTGCGAGACGCCCATCGCCGCGGTCAACCTGCTTGGCGAACAGCAGCAGCTGTTCATCGCCGAACGCGGCCTGGGCGTGGCGGAAATCCCCCTGGCCCTGTCTTTCTGCCAACACCTGCATGCGGCCCAGGAGGCGCGGCAGATCGAGGACCTCAGCCAGGATCCGCGCTTCGTTGACAACCCCTTGGTGACCGATCCGGCGGGCCTGAGATTCTATGCCGGTGCGCCACTGCGCACCGCCGAGGGCGTCTTTCTCGGCACCCTGTGCGTGCTGGACTGGCAACCACGCGACCTGAGCCCGGCGCGGCTGACCGGCCTCGAACGCCTTGCCCGCCAGGTACTGCGTCTGTTCGAGGCCCGACTGCCGGCGACCTCGCCCACGCGGCACAGTACCCTCGACGAGACCCACTACCGCGCCCTGATGGACGTCAACCCGCAGATCATCTGGTTCGCCCGGCCCGATGGCACCTTCGAGTACGCCAATCGCTACTGGTACGAATACAGCGGCCTGAGCCCCGCCAGCACCGTCGCCGATCCCGATCTCTGGGCCGATGCCATCCACCCCGACCACCGCCCGCACCTGTTGCGGCGCTGGCGTGAGGTGCGCCAGCAGCGCGTCGCCGGCAGTCTGGAATTGCAGCTGCGTGATGCCCAGGGTCGCTATCGCTGGTTTGAAACCCGCACCATGCCCTTCACCAACGCCAGCGGCGAGATCGAGCACTGGGTGGGCGTGGCCCAGGACATCGACAGCCGCAAGCGGGCGGAAACGGCGCTCCGCGAAAGCGAGGCCTTCGCCCACCTGCTGCTGGAATCCACCCACGAAGGCTTCTGCGCCCTGGATCGCGAGTGCCGCGCGACCCTGTGCAATCGCGCCTTCCGCCAGATGCTCGGATTGACCGAGGAGCGTGACATCCTTGGCGACCGCCTGGACACCCGGCTCAGCTCCGCCCGCAGCGAAGACGGCGCCCGGGCGCTGCAGCGCGCCGCCAGCGAAGGTGCCACCCTGCACCTCTCCGCCGACGCCCTGCTGCGCGAGGACGGCAGCCTGCTACCGGTGGAATGGCGCGCCCAGCCGCTCTGGCGTGACGGCAAGGTCCAGGGCGCCATCTGTACCTTCGTCGATCTCAGCGAGCGTATCCGCAGCCATGACCGCCAGCGCTTCCTGCTCGAACTGGGCGACCTGCTGCACGGCGTGACCAATACGGGGGAGGTCGCCTCGGTGCTGGGCGACAGCCTGGGCCATCTGCTGGCCGTACAGCGCATCGGCTATGCCCGCGTTGGTCACGACGGTAGCCTGACCATCGACAGCGACTGGCTCGAACAGGGGCGCACCCATCGCCTCAACCTGCCCAGCCTGGGCCACTGGCATACCTCGGCAGTGGAAGAGCTACGCCGCGGCATCATCGTCAGCGTGGAAGACAGCGCCCAGGACGAACGCCTGGGCGCGATGCGCAGCCAGCTGGTCGAACATGGCGTCCGAGCCGGCCTGGTGGTGCCGCTGCTGGCCGAGGAACAGCTGGTCGGCCTGCTGTTCCTCTATGCCGGCACGCCCCGCCACTGGACCATTGGCGATGTGGCCCTGGTGCGCGAGGTGGCCGAACGCATCCGCATCGTCATCGAGCGCACCGCCGCCGCCGATGCCCTGCGCCTGGCCGAGCAGCGCATCGCCCTGGCCATGGACGTGGCCGACCTGGGCGTCTGGGACTATGACATCGACCGCGACCTGATCAGCTGGGATACGCGGCTCGCCCATCTGGTAGGCGCCGCCGAAGGCCGCTGCTCCCTGCGCGGCGGCGCCCTGCTGCGCGCCCTGCACCCCGCGGATGCACCACGGGTACGTGCCTACGTGAGCGCCGCCATCCAGGACGGCGGCAATGCCTATGACCTGCGGCTGACCTTTCGCGTGCGCAGCTCGCGCCAGGGCGAGCCGGTGTGGCTCAGCATCCGCGGGCGCGAGCGCCTGGAGCCCGGCGGTCAGCGCCGCCTGGTGGGCATCGCCCGCGACATCACCCGCGAACGCCATGACGCCGATCGCATCAGCGAGACCAATCGCCAGCTGCGTCGCCAGATCGAGGAACGACGTGAAGCCGAAGCCCGCCAGCATGCCCTCATCGAGCTGGGGGATCGGTTGCGCGAAGGCGATCCGGAAAGCACGGGAGTGGCCGCCGCCCTGGAATTGGTGGGCACGCGCCTGGGCCTGCGCCGGGTCGGTTATGCGCGGCTGGAGGAAAGCCGGGGCGCCTTCGTCCCACAACAGATGTGGACGCCCAATGGCAGTCTCGATCAGGCCCTGGCCTATCCGCTGCTCGCCCCTGACAGCCTGGGCAACCAGGAAGGCGAGGCGCCCCTGGTCATCGACGACGTCAGCCAGGATCCGCGCGCCCAGGCCAATGCCCAGCGCCTGCTCGATCTGGAGATCGCGGCGCTGGTCGACATCCCGCTCTACGAGGATGGCCGCCTGCGCGCGCTGTTCGTCGCCCATGACCAGCGCGCCCGGCTGTGGACGGAAGGTGAGGTGCAATTCCTGCGCGATGTCACCGACCGGCTCTGGTCGGCCATCTGCCGACAACGCTCCCAGGACGCCCAGCGCGAGAGCGAGGGCCGCTTCCGGCTCATGGCCGACAGCGCCCCGGTGCTGATCTGGGCCTGCGATGCGGACGGCCAGCTGCAATTCGTCAACCAGCGCTTCGCCAGCGAATTCGACCTGCACGACGCCGACCTGCACGACCAGGGCTGGAGCGCCCTGCTCCCGGAGACCGAGTGCCCGGCTTTCGAGGGGACCTTCAAGCAGGCCATCGCCACCCACAGCGCCCTGCGCGCCGAGGTACGGGTGCGCAATGCCCAGGGTGAGTGGCGCTGGCTGCGCCTGGAAGGCACGCCGCGGCTGGAGCTCGACGGGGAATTCCACGGCCTGGTGGGCTGTGGCGTGGACGTGACCGAGGCGCGGCAGACCACCGACCAGCTGGAGCAGCGCATCGCCGAACGCACCCAGGAACTGGGGCGCAGCCATGCGCGGCTGATCGCCGAAATCTACGAACGCGAGCGCACCGAGGAAGCCCTGCGCCAGTCGCAGAAGATGGAAGCCATCGGCCAGCTCACCGGCGGTATCGCTCACGACTTCAACAACATGCTCACCGGCATCGTCGGTGCCCTGGACCTGATCCGCTTGCGCATTGCCAATGGGCGTACCCAGGACCTGGATCGCTACATCAACGCCGCGGTGAATTCGGCCGACCGCGCCGCTGCCCTGACCCACCGACTACTGGCCTTCGCCCGCCGCCAGACCCTGGACCCGCAACCGGTGGACGTGCACCAGCTGGTCGCCTCGCTGCAGGACCTGCTGGTGCGCACGGTGGGCGAAAACGTCGCCTTGCGCCTGGATCTCGCGCCGGTCGCCTGGCTCGCCCACAGCGATACCCACCAGTTGGAAAACGCCCTGCTCAACCTGGTCATCAACGGCCGCGACGCCATGCCCGCGGGCGGCGAGCTGTGCATCGCCACCGCCAATCTCAGCCTGGATGGCGAGGCGGCCGCACGCGAATCCCTGGCGCCGGGCGACTACGTACGCCTGAGCGTGGCCGACACTGGCACCGGCATGCCGCCGGAGGTCAAGGCCAAGGCCTTCGAGCCCTTCTTCACCACCAAGCCGGCCGGCCAGGGCACGGGGCTCGGCCTGTCGATGATCTATGGCTTCGTCAAGCAGTCCGGCGGTACCGCACGCATCGACACCGAGCAGGGCCAGGGCACCACCATCAGCCTCTACCTGCCCCGCCACCCGGAAGTGGTCGCGGAGCACGACGACAAGCCCACGACAAAAGTCGCGCCCCGCGCCGAGGCCGGCCAGACCGTGCTGGTGGTAGAGGACGAATACGCGGTGCGCATGATCGTGCTGGAGGTACTCGCCGAACTGGGCTACACCGCCCTGGAGGCAAGCGACGCCGACAGCGCCCTGCCGATCATCGAAAGCGGCCAGCGGCTGGATCTGCTCATCAGCGATGTCGGCCTGCCCGGTATGAATGGGCGCCAGCTCGCCGAAATCGCCCGTGGTCGGCGACCCGAGCTCAAGGTGCTGTTCATCACCGGCTATGCCAAGAATGCCAAGGTGCGCGGCGAATTCCTCGGCGAGAACATGGACATGCTGATCAAGCCGTTCGACATCGACGCCCTGGCCGAACGTATCCACAGCATGATCCAGCGCTAG
- a CDS encoding DUF2388 domain-containing protein produces MRLKKLALVSLIGLPLLAATTAANADARFWRHAATLGATSGSFYTTSRDDHKIVAATQDDASSYLASNGQIRGPYLEAALRDMRAAEPGLQASDNDLAMRILTQ; encoded by the coding sequence ATGCGCCTGAAGAAGCTTGCTCTGGTTTCCCTGATCGGTCTGCCGCTGCTGGCCGCGACCACCGCCGCCAATGCGGATGCGCGGTTCTGGCGGCATGCCGCGACCCTGGGGGCGACCTCCGGCTCGTTCTATACCACCAGCCGTGACGACCACAAGATCGTTGCCGCCACCCAGGACGACGCCAGCTCCTACCTGGCCAGCAACGGCCAGATCCGTGGCCCCTACCTGGAAGCCGCGCTGCGCGACATGCGCGCCGCCGAGCCGGGCCTGCAGGCCAGCGACAATGATCTCGCCATGCGCATCCTGACCCAGTAA
- the gcvH gene encoding glycine cleavage system protein GcvH — translation MSQIPADLRYAASHEWARLEADGSVTVGISDHAQEALGDVVFIELPEVGKTLGAGEQAGVVESVKAASDIYAPVSGEVIAINDALADAPEQVNGEPYGAWFFKLKPQDPAELDKLLDAEGYRQASES, via the coding sequence ATGAGCCAGATTCCCGCCGACCTGCGTTATGCCGCCAGCCACGAATGGGCGCGCCTGGAAGCCGATGGTAGCGTTACCGTCGGCATTTCCGATCATGCCCAGGAGGCCTTGGGCGATGTGGTGTTCATCGAACTGCCGGAAGTCGGCAAGACCCTGGGCGCTGGCGAGCAGGCCGGGGTGGTGGAGTCGGTCAAGGCAGCGTCGGACATCTACGCTCCGGTGAGCGGTGAGGTCATCGCCATCAACGATGCCCTGGCCGACGCTCCCGAGCAGGTTAACGGCGAGCCCTATGGTGCCTGGTTCTTCAAGCTCAAGCCGCAGGATCCGGCCGAGCTGGATAAGCTGCTCGATGCCGAAGGCTATCGCCAGGCCAGCGAGAGCTGA
- a CDS encoding glycoside hydrolase family 5 protein: MQSLTRRLRQFSLRLAGTLALSSALFGSAQAVELVGLNFSGAGFASQVLPGINNRNYIFPSEQHFKDWSAKGIKLVRFPIIWERIQPKLNSMLDPDYGALVTQTLNYAQKYGVKVILDLHNYARYRGEVIGAGKVTYFNYWDVTYRLAFRFGKHPALYGYDIMNEPHDAVAFWPTAAQHGINGIRTMDSVHPIIVEGNGWSSASRWPQWNDPLLALKDPADKLIFSAHVYFDNDGGGQYASKDMSGFDPMVGVNRVKPFVDWLKKNGKQGYIGEFGVPDDDPRWLVAMDNILAYLKQHCIPASYWAAGPGWGNYNLAVEPINGVDRPQWATLKKYVDNSSCTRIGPN; encoded by the coding sequence ATGCAATCCCTTACCCGGCGCTTGCGCCAGTTTTCCCTGCGTCTGGCCGGCACCCTGGCCCTGAGCAGCGCCCTCTTCGGTTCGGCCCAGGCGGTCGAACTGGTCGGTCTGAACTTTTCCGGTGCCGGCTTCGCCAGCCAGGTGCTGCCCGGTATCAACAACCGCAACTACATCTTTCCCAGCGAGCAGCACTTCAAGGACTGGAGCGCCAAGGGCATCAAGCTGGTGCGCTTTCCGATCATCTGGGAGCGTATCCAACCCAAGCTGAACTCAATGCTGGATCCGGACTATGGCGCGCTGGTCACCCAGACGCTCAATTACGCGCAGAAGTACGGCGTCAAGGTGATCCTCGACCTGCACAACTATGCGCGGTATCGCGGCGAAGTCATCGGCGCCGGCAAGGTCACCTACTTCAACTACTGGGATGTGACCTATCGCCTGGCCTTTCGCTTCGGCAAGCATCCGGCGCTCTACGGCTACGACATCATGAACGAGCCCCACGACGCCGTGGCCTTCTGGCCGACCGCCGCCCAGCATGGCATCAACGGCATCCGCACCATGGACAGCGTCCATCCCATCATCGTCGAGGGCAATGGCTGGTCCAGCGCCTCGCGCTGGCCACAGTGGAACGATCCGCTGCTGGCGCTCAAGGACCCGGCGGACAAGCTGATCTTTTCCGCCCACGTCTATTTCGACAACGACGGCGGTGGCCAGTATGCGAGCAAGGACATGAGCGGCTTCGATCCCATGGTCGGGGTGAATCGCGTCAAGCCCTTCGTCGACTGGCTGAAGAAGAACGGCAAGCAGGGCTACATCGGCGAATTCGGCGTACCCGATGACGATCCGCGTTGGCTGGTGGCCATGGACAACATACTGGCCTATCTCAAGCAGCACTGCATCCCGGCCAGCTACTGGGCCGCCGGCCCGGGTTGGGGCAACTACAACCTGGCGGTGGAGCCCATCAATGGCGTGGATCGCCCCCAGTGGGCGACGCTTAAGAAGTACGTCGACAACAGCAGCTGCACACGAATCGGGCCCAATTAA